In a single window of the Micromonospora sp. WMMD1155 genome:
- the thiD gene encoding bifunctional hydroxymethylpyrimidine kinase/phosphomethylpyrimidine kinase, which yields MTPRTLLTIAGSDSGGGAGIQADLKVFAALGAYGTSVLTAVTAQNTTGVDAVLPMPPRTVTEQLDSVLADFTVAAVKTGMLGTPAVADVVAEAARDGRLPHLVVDPVLVATSGHRLGVVGAVERLLPYATVATPNCAEAAAITGRPVDDVAGMVVAAEALADGGPEYVVVTGGDLGGDEAVDVLHGGGVTTVLRAPRVDTRHTHGTGCSFSAAIAVRLALGDPVPAAVGAAKEYVLRALTGARSWELGAGRGPLNHFGWPA from the coding sequence ATGACCCCGAGAACACTGCTGACCATCGCCGGCTCGGACTCCGGCGGCGGCGCGGGCATCCAGGCCGACCTCAAGGTCTTCGCGGCGCTCGGCGCGTACGGCACCAGCGTCCTCACGGCGGTCACCGCGCAGAACACCACCGGTGTCGACGCCGTGCTGCCGATGCCTCCGCGCACCGTCACCGAGCAGTTGGACAGCGTGCTCGCGGATTTCACCGTCGCCGCCGTGAAGACGGGGATGCTCGGCACCCCGGCGGTCGCCGACGTGGTGGCCGAGGCCGCACGGGACGGTCGACTGCCCCACCTCGTCGTCGACCCGGTGCTGGTCGCCACGAGCGGTCACCGGCTCGGCGTGGTGGGTGCGGTGGAGCGACTGCTGCCGTACGCCACTGTGGCGACGCCGAACTGCGCGGAGGCCGCGGCCATCACCGGACGTCCGGTCGACGACGTGGCGGGGATGGTCGTCGCCGCCGAGGCGCTCGCGGACGGCGGACCGGAGTACGTGGTGGTCACCGGCGGCGACCTGGGCGGTGACGAGGCGGTCGACGTGCTGCACGGCGGCGGCGTCACCACAGTGCTGCGCGCGCCACGGGTGGACACGCGGCACACCCACGGCACCGGGTGCTCGTTCTCGGCGGCGATCGCGGTGCGGCTCGCGCTGGGCGATCCGGTGCCGGCGGCGGTGGGGGCCGCCAAGGAGTACGTGCTCCGCGCGCTGACCGGCGCGCGGAGTTGGGAGCTGGGCGCGGGGCGCGGACCGCTGAACCACTTCGGCTGGCCCGCTTGA
- a CDS encoding thiazole synthase — protein MSGMPFELGGETFTSRLILGTGGAANLHVLEQAIRASGTELVTLALRRVGTAPGSTGGLLDLLDRCGVRLLPNTAGCHTATEAVKVARLARDAFDTDWVKLEVIGDERTLLPDGVELLRAAEELVSDGFTVLPYTSDDPVLARRLADVGCAAVMPAGSPIGSGLGIGNPHHIRLIRQGVDVPVILDAGIGTASDAALAMELGCDGVLLASAVTRAADPVAMATAMRYAVEAGHLAAGAGRIARRFHALASTPDEGRPDL, from the coding sequence GTGAGCGGCATGCCGTTCGAACTGGGCGGGGAGACGTTCACCTCGCGGTTGATCCTCGGCACCGGCGGTGCCGCGAACCTGCACGTCCTGGAGCAGGCGATCCGGGCGTCCGGCACCGAGCTGGTCACGCTGGCGTTGCGTCGGGTGGGCACCGCTCCGGGCTCCACCGGCGGATTGCTGGACCTGCTGGACCGGTGCGGGGTACGCCTGCTGCCGAACACCGCCGGCTGTCACACCGCGACCGAGGCGGTCAAGGTGGCCCGGCTGGCCCGGGACGCGTTCGACACCGACTGGGTCAAACTGGAGGTGATCGGCGACGAGCGCACGCTGCTGCCCGACGGGGTGGAACTGCTCCGCGCCGCCGAGGAGCTGGTCTCCGACGGCTTCACCGTGCTGCCGTACACCAGCGACGACCCGGTGTTGGCCCGTCGCCTCGCCGACGTGGGCTGCGCGGCGGTGATGCCGGCCGGCTCACCGATCGGGTCGGGGCTCGGCATCGGCAACCCGCACCACATCCGGCTCATCCGGCAGGGTGTGGACGTTCCGGTGATCCTCGACGCGGGCATCGGCACCGCCTCCGACGCCGCCCTGGCCATGGAGTTGGGCTGCGACGGGGTGTTGCTGGCCAGCGCTGTCACCCGGGCAGCCGACCCGGTGGCGATGGCGACCGCGATGCGGTACGCGGTCGAGGCGGGACACCTGGCGGCCGGTGCCGGTCGGATCGCCCGACGCTTCCACGCGCTCGCCTCCACCCCCGACGAGGGAAGACCCGACCTGTGA
- the thiS gene encoding sulfur carrier protein ThiS has protein sequence MELTVNGAGRSVPDGTSVADLVRDIVPEQRGVAVAVNGEVVPRAGWPATALRDGDRVEVLTAAQGG, from the coding sequence GTGGAGTTGACGGTGAACGGGGCCGGACGCAGCGTGCCGGATGGCACGTCGGTCGCCGACCTGGTGCGCGACATCGTGCCCGAACAGCGCGGGGTGGCGGTCGCCGTCAACGGCGAGGTCGTACCCCGGGCGGGTTGGCCGGCCACGGCGCTGCGCGACGGCGACCGGGTCGAGGTGCTCACCGCGGCGCAGGGCGGGTGA
- a CDS encoding thiamine phosphate synthase — protein sequence MTGPDGVVVLTDRLVARDRLDRVVAGAVAGGVRWVVLREKDLPRAERAALAADLRAILADVGGTLVVAGPDPLGGDAVHLPAAGPYPPPTHTVVGRSCHDKAELDRLTTEHYATISPVHLTKTKPGYGPPLGSDGLRRLIDISTVPVLALGGVETPDQVTACVKAGAAGVAILGALMRAGDPAETAATLTNAYAKAVTPVLTKTRREGTQVSQPPTATKGERR from the coding sequence GTGACCGGGCCGGACGGCGTCGTCGTGCTGACCGACCGGCTCGTGGCCCGGGACCGGCTCGACCGGGTCGTGGCGGGGGCCGTGGCCGGGGGAGTGCGCTGGGTGGTGCTGCGGGAGAAGGACCTGCCCCGAGCCGAACGCGCCGCCCTCGCCGCCGACCTGCGCGCGATCCTCGCCGACGTCGGCGGGACCCTCGTCGTCGCCGGTCCCGACCCGCTCGGAGGCGACGCGGTCCACCTACCGGCCGCCGGTCCGTACCCACCACCGACCCACACCGTCGTCGGCCGCTCCTGCCACGACAAGGCCGAGTTGGACCGCCTGACCACCGAGCACTACGCCACCATCTCCCCGGTCCACCTCACGAAGACGAAACCGGGCTACGGCCCACCCCTGGGGTCGGACGGCCTGCGACGGCTGATCGACATCAGCACCGTCCCCGTCCTGGCCCTCGGCGGAGTCGAAACCCCAGACCAGGTAACCGCCTGCGTCAAGGCGGGAGCAGCAGGCGTAGCCATCCTGGGCGCACTGATGCGAGCAGGAGACCCCGCCGAAACAGCCGCAACCCTGACCAACGCCTATGCAAAGGCGGTCACCCCTGTGCTGACCAAAACCCGCCGGGAAGGCACCCAGGTCTCGCAGCCCCCAACCGCAACCAAAGGGGAAAGAAGATGA